The Synchiropus splendidus isolate RoL2022-P1 chromosome 1, RoL_Sspl_1.0, whole genome shotgun sequence genome includes a window with the following:
- the chd1 gene encoding chromodomain-helicase-DNA-binding protein 1 isoform X2 yields MAGRSEDESVSNSSGESSNSDDESGSGSGSGSKSGSGSSSSSSSSSSQSGSSDSGSGSDSGSHSDSDTEKPKEKMEPTNKSNIDGAEFWKSNPSILAVQRSAMLRKQQQQQQQQRQSSSNSGSDDDSSSSDDSDSSSGSKRRRNSRSSDSGSGSGSGSGSGSDSSAENNGDETASDYEPSHTMKSKKPPTKMNYRNGKKSSTQKKSQNCSSSEDEDDSYKKAAAGGPRRQATVNISYKEDEEMKTDSDDLVEVLGEDVPQPEEEEFETLERVMDCRIGRKRATGSTTTVYAVEADGDPNANFNPNKEAGDVQYLIKWKNWAHIHNTWETEETLKLQNVKGMKKLDNFQKKEQEKKKWLKSASPEDIEYYNCQEELISDLHSQYQLVERIIGHSNQKSAAGYPDYLCKWQGLPYSECSWEDGALIAKKFQKCIDDYMSRNQSKSIPSRECKVLKQRPRFAPMKKQPSYIGGDGLELRDYQLDSLNWMAHSWCKGNSCILADEMGLGKTIQTICFLNYLFHEHQLYGPFLLVVPLSTLTSWQREIQLWAAQMNIVVYLGDISSRNMIRTHEWMHILNKRLKFNILLTTYEILLKDKSFLGNVNWAFIGVDEAHRLKNDDSLLYKTMMEFKSNHRLLITGTPLQNSLKELWSLLRFIMPEKFHSWELFEEEHGKGRDSGYTSLHKELEPFLLRRVKKDVEKSLPAKVEQILRVEMSAIQKQYYKWILTRNYKALSKGTKGSTSGFLNIMMELKKCCNHCYLIKPPEDNEFFNKAEALQHLIRSSGKLVLLDKLLVRLKERGHRVLIFSQMVRMLDILAEYLKSRQFLFQRLDGSIKGEMRKQALDHFNAEGSEDFCFLLSTRAGGLGINLASADTVVIFDSDWNPQNDLQAQARAHRIGQKRQVNIYRLVTKGSVEEEIIERAKKKMVLDHLVIQRMDTTGKTVLHTGSAPSSSAPFNKEELSAILKFGAEELFKEPEGEEQEPQEMDIDEILKRAETRENDPGPSTVGEELLSQFKVANFSMMDDEEIDMDSERSQRSWDDIIPEEQRRRMEEEERQKELEEIYMLPRMRNCAKQISFNAGGGRASRNRRYSGSDSDSGSDRKRPKKRGRPRTIPRENIKGFSDAEIRRFVKSYKKFGGPLERLDAIARDAELVDKSEHDLKRLAETVHNGCVRTLRENPCGPEKSSGGRRGKVKGPTFRISGVQVNAKLVISHEEELAPLHRAIPSDAEERKRYMIPCHAKAAHFDIEWGKEDDSSLLIGIYEYGYGSWEMIKMDPDLNLTHKLLPDDPDKKPQAKQLQTRADYLIKLLSKDLAKKESQKQTGTANSRKRKPRSKKSKPQKPTKIDETVKSPSSDPLSDTRDDDDDEDDDDEIEEEKEVVPVKLPSRRAKTERVTVKSEKEDDDDDDEDDEDEDNNDDDDEEEEEEAEQEELSSSGELEVKKDFKKEKEEDIEIKESKEQKDKKDLKPLEAVQKEEANEKNEVKLEARERMKRTSDGPVHITASGENVPISEESEELDQKTFSVCKERMRPVKAALKQLDRPEKGLSEREQLEHTRQCLIKIGDHITECLKEYSNPDQIKQWRKNLWIFVSKFTEFDARKLHKLYKHAIKKRQEIAQAMEQNARNANTFGYKHTDIERLKDNSHQDESSRDSYSSDRLQPSARYHDSSGGSKERQGSDPHRKPVGDSRKRPYSSFSNGKDHRDHYRPDSRDRDRQDRYYSDGKHRKLEDSRSTREHRPDMKDHPHSDHRSSYRYHSDWQSEQRASASGPRSPRDQRSPYDSRSPLGHRSPFDYSSDHKSTPEQIWSSRKT; encoded by the exons ATGGCTGGCCGGAGTGAGGATGAAAGCGTAAGCAATAGCAGTGGAGAATCcag CAATTCTGATGATGAATCCGGTTCTGGATCTGGATCAGGGTCCAAATCCGGTTCAGGTTCCAGTTCCAgctcatccagcagcagcagccagtcagGGAGCAGCGACTCAGGAAGTGGTTCAGATTCTGGCAGCCACTCTGATTCAGACACAGAGAAACCCAAGGAAAAGATGGAGCCAACAAACAAGTCAAACATTGATGGAGCTGAG TTCTGGAAGTCAAACCCTAGCATCCTTGCAGTGCAAAGATCTGCTATGCTCAggaaacagcaacagcagcagcagcagcaacgacAAAGCTCCTCAAATAGTGGCTCTGATGAT GACTCGTCGAGTAGTGATGATTCTGACTCATCTAGTGGATCTAAGAGAAGAAGAAATTCACGCTCTTCAGACTCCGGGTCAGGGTCAGGATCTGGTAGTGGCTCAGGTTCAGACTCATCAGCAGAGAACAATGGCGATGAAACAGCGTCAGACTATGAGCCTAGTCACACGATGAAAAGCAAAAAACCTCCAACAAA AATGAATTATCGAAATGGCAAAAAGAGCAGCACTCAAAAGAAGTCCCAGAACTGCTCATCGTCCGAGGATGAGGATGACAGCTACAAgaaggctgctgctggaggGCCTCGAAGGCAGGCCACAGTCAACATCAGCTACAAAGAGgatgaggagatgaaaacagactCAGATGACCTTGTTGAAGTTCTTGGCGAAGATGTCCCGCAGCCAGAAGAGGAGGAGTTTGAAACACTGGAGAGAGTAATGGACTGCAGGATAGGACGGAAAAGGG CGACGGGAAGTACGACAACAGTATATGCAGTTGAAGCAGACGGGGACCCAAATGCCAACTTCAACCCTAATAAAGAGGCTGGGGATGTCCAGTACTTGATTAAGTGGAAGAACTGGGCGCACATCCACAACACGTGGGAGACAGAGGAGACACTCAAGCTTCAAAATGTCAAGGGCATGAAGAAACTGGACAATTTTCAGAAGAAGGagcaggaaaagaaaaagtg gtTAAAATCCGCCTCTCCCGAAGACATTGAGTATTACAACTGCCAAGAAGAACTTATCAGTGATCTACACTCTCAGTACCAGCTTGTTGAGAGAATCATCG GTCATTCGAATCAGAAGTCTGCAGCTGGCTATCCAGACTACCTATGCAAGTGGCAGGGTTTGCCGTATTCCGAGTGTAGCTGGGAAGATGGAGCTCTTATCGCAAAGAAGTTCCAAAAATGCATTGATGACTACATGAGCAGGAACCAATCAAAATCCATTCCATCTAGAGAGTGCAAG GTGTTGAAACAGAGACCAAGGTTTGCGCCTATGAAGAAGCAACCATCCTACATTGGAGGTGATGGACTGGAGCTCAGAGATTACCAACTCGACAGCTTAAACTGGATGGCCCACTCCTGGTGCAA AGGCAACAGTTGCATCCTGGCTGACGAGATGGGTTTGGGGAAGACCATCCAGACCATCTGCTTCCTCAACTATctctttcatgagcaccagttGTATGGGCCTTTTCTGCTGGTAGTACCGCTCTCAACTTTGACATCGTGGCAAAGAGAAATTCAGCTCTGGGCTGCGCAAATGAATATTGTGGTCTACCTGGGAGACATCAGCAGCCGAAATATg ATAAGGACTCATGAGTGGATGCACATTCTTAACAAGAGACTGAAGTTCAACATCCTTCTCACAACATATGAGATTCTTCTCAAAGACAAG TCCTTTTTGGGCAATGTGAACTGGGCTTTCATAGGCGTCGATGAGGCTCACAGACTCAAAAACGATGACTCGCTCCTGTACAAGACCATGATGGAATTCAAGTCCAATCATAGACTCCTGATCACAGGAACACCCCTTCAGAACTCTCTCAAAGAGCTATGGTCCTTACTACGCTTCATTATGCCTGAGAA GTTTCATTCTTGGGAGCTGTTTGAAGAAGAGCACGGCAAAGGAAGAGACTCTGGCTACACTAGTCTGCACAAAGAGCTGGAACCTTTTCTTCTACGCAGAGTCAAAAAAGATGTGGAGAAATCTCTTCCTGCCAAAGTGGAACAGATCCTCAGAGTGGAAATGAGTGCTATCCAGAAGCAGTATTACAA ATGGATCTTGACCAGGAACTACAAGGCTTTGAGTAAAGGCACCAAAGGCAGCACATCAGGCTTCTTGAACATCATGATGGAGTTGAAGAAATGTTGCAATCACTGTTACCTTATCAAGCCCCCAGAGGACAATGAGTTCTTTAACAAGGCTGAAGCATTACAG CATCTGATCCGCAGCAGTGGAAAGCTGGTTCTATTAGACAAACTGCTTGTACGTTTAAAAGAACGTGGACATCGAGTTCTTATCTTCTCCCAAATGGTCCGGATGCTGGATATCCTGGCTGAGTACCTGAAGAGCCGGCAGTTTCTCTTTCAG CGGCTGGATGGCTCAATCaaaggagagatgaggaagcaggcTTTGGACCATTTTAATGCTGAGGGCTCTGAG GATTTCTGTTTCCTCCTATCGACCCGTGCTGGTGGTCTGGGCATCAATCTTGCCTCAGCTGACACAGTAGTCATCTTTGACTCAGACTGGAATCCTCAAAATGATCTGCAAGCTCAAGCCAGAGCGCACAGGATCGGACAAAAGAGACAG GTCAACATATACCGCTTGGTTACAAAGGGCTCTGTAGAGGAAGAAATTATTGAAAGAGCTAAAAAGAAAATGGTACTGGACCACCTTGTGATTCAAAGGATGGACACCACAGGAAAAACAGTTCTTCACACAGGATCTGCTCCGTCCAG TTCTGCACCGTTCAACAAGGAGGAATTGTCTGCTATTTTAAAATTTGGTGCTGAAGAGCTTTTCAAAGAACCAGAGGGTGAAGAACAAGAGCCTCAG GAAATGGACATTGATGAAATTCTCAAACGTGCGGAGACCAGAGAGAATGACCCAGGACCGTCTACAGTGGGGGAAGAGCTGTTGTCTCAGTTTAAG GTGGCCAACTTCTCGATGATGGACGACGAGGAAATCGACATGGACTCTGAGAGGAGCCAGCGCAGTTGGGATGACATCATtccagaggagcagaggaggcggatggaggaggaagaaagacaaaaagaacTTGAGGAGATCTACATGCTTCCACGCATGAGGAACTGTGCCAAACAG ATAAGCTTTAATGCGGGTGGTGGTCGAGCGAGCAGAAACAGGAGGTACTCAGGCTCCGATAGCGACTCTGGTTCAGACCGAAAGAGGCCAAAGAAAAGAGGCAGACCACGAACGATACCACGAGAAAACATCAAGGGCTTTAGTGATGCTGAAATCAGACG GTTTGTCAAAAGTTACAAGAAATTCGGAGGACCTCTCGAGAG GTTGGATGCGATTGCTCGAGACGCTGAGCTGGTGGACAAGTCTGAACACGACCTCAAGCGTTTGGCAGAAACGGTCCACAACGGTTGTGTAAGAACACTACGAGAGAACCCATGCGGTCCAGAGAAAAGCTCAG GAGGCAGGAGGGGGAAGGTGAAGGGGCCCACATTCAGAATCTCTGGTGTTCAGGTGAATGCTAAGCTTGTAATCTCACATGAGGAAGAGCTGGCCCCCCTCCATAGGGCCATTCCATCTGACGCAGAGGAAAGAAAGAG gTATATGATTCCATGTCATGCAAAAGCAGCTCACTTTGACATTGAGTGGGGGAAGGAGGATGACTCCAGCCTCCTCATAGGAATCTATGAGTATGGTTATGGAAGCTGGGAGATGATCAAGATGGACCCCGACCTCAATCTCACACACAAG CTTCTACCAGACGACCCTGACAAGAAACCACAGGCTAAGCAGCTACAGACCAGAGCAGACTACCTCATCAAGCTACTCAGCAAAGACCTAGCTAAGAAGGAATctcaaaaacaaactggaacG GCCAACTCCAGGAAGAGGAAACCAAGAAGCAAGAAGAGCAAACCTCAAAAGCCCACGAAGATAGATGAGACAGTGAAGAGCCCATCCTCAGACCCTCTGTCAGACACgagagatgatgatgacgatgaggacgatgatgatgaaattGAAGAGGAAAAG GAGGTGGTGCCAGTGAAACTACCGAGCAGGCGAGCCAAAACTGAAAGGGTCACTGTGAAGAGTGagaaggaagatgatgatgacgatgatgaagatgacgaggatgaggataataatgatgatgacgatgaagaggaggaagaagaggcagaGCAGGAAGAGTTGTCATCTTCGGGGGAGTTAGAGGTGAAGAAAGATTTCAaaaaggaaaaggaggaagataTCGAGATCAAGGAGTCAAAGGAGCAAAAAGACAAGAAGGACCTTAAGCCTCTTGAAGCAGTACAAAAAGAAGAAGCGAACGAGAAG AATGAAGTAAAGCTGGAGGCACGAGAGCGAATGAAGAGGACCTCTGATGGTCCTGTCCACATCACAGCCAGTGGTGAGAATGTCCCCATATCTGAAGAGTCAGAAGAGCTGGACCAGAAGACCTTCAGTGTG tGTAAGGAGAGGATGCGGCCTGTGAAAGCTGCCCTGAAGCAACTGGATCGGCCGGAGAAGGGACTGTCGGAGCGCGAGCAGCTGGAACATACCCGACAATGTCTCATCAAGATTGGAGATCACATCACAGAGTGTCTGAAGGAATATTCCAACCCTGACCAGATCAAACAGTGGAGGAA AAATTTGTGGATATTCGTTTCAAAATTCACAGAGTTTGATGCAAGGAAACTTCACAAGCTCTATAAACATGCTATCAAGAAGAGGCAAGAGATTGCCCAG GCCATGGAGCAGAATGCTAGAAACGCCAACACTTTTGGCTACAAACACACAG ACATCGAGAGGTTAAAGGACAACTCCCACCAGGACGAGAGCAGCAGGGACAGCTACAGCTCGGACCGGCTCCAACCCTCAGCTAGATACCATGACAGCAGTGGCGGAAGCAAGGAGCGACAAGGTTCAGATCCACACAGGAAGCCAGTTGGAGACTCCAGGAAGAGGCCGTACTCCTCGTTCAGCAATGGCAAGGACCACCGAGACCACTACAGACCAGACAGCagggacagagacagacaaGACAG ATACTACAGTGACGGTAAGCACAGGAAGCTGGAGGACTCTCGCTCTACCAGAGAGCACCGGCCCGACATGAAGGACCACCCCCATTCGGACCACCGTTCGTCCTACCGCTACCACTCAGACTGGCAGTCGGAGCAGCGAGCTTCAGCCAGTGGACCCCGCTCTCCCAGAGATCAGCGATCACCGTACGACTCCCGCTCGCCGCTTGGACACCGCTCACCCTTCGATTATTCGTCAGACCACAAGAGCACGCCGGAGCAGATCTGGAGCAGCCGAAAGACATAG
- the chd1 gene encoding chromodomain-helicase-DNA-binding protein 1 isoform X1, with protein MAGRSEDESVSNSSGESSNSDDESGSGSGSGSKSGSGSSSSSSSSSSQSGSSDSGSGSDSGSHSDSDTEKPKEKMEPTNKSNIDGAEFWKSNPSILAVQRSAMLRKQQQQQQQQRQSSSNSGSDDDSSSSDDSDSSSGSKRRRNSRSSDSGSGSGSGSGSGSDSSAENNGDETASDYEPSHTMKSKKPPTKMNYRNGKKSSTQKKSQNCSSSEDEDDSYKKAAAGGPRRQATVNISYKEDEEMKTDSDDLVEVLGEDVPQPEEEEFETLERVMDCRIGRKRATGSTTTVYAVEADGDPNANFNPNKEAGDVQYLIKWKNWAHIHNTWETEETLKLQNVKGMKKLDNFQKKEQEKKKWLKSASPEDIEYYNCQEELISDLHSQYQLVERIIGHSNQKSAAGYPDYLCKWQGLPYSECSWEDGALIAKKFQKCIDDYMSRNQSKSIPSRECKVLKQRPRFAPMKKQPSYIGGDGLELRDYQLDSLNWMAHSWCKGNSCILADEMGLGKTIQTICFLNYLFHEHQLYGPFLLVVPLSTLTSWQREIQLWAAQMNIVVYLGDISSRNMIRTHEWMHILNKRLKFNILLTTYEILLKDKSFLGNVNWAFIGVDEAHRLKNDDSLLYKTMMEFKSNHRLLITGTPLQNSLKELWSLLRFIMPEKFHSWELFEEEHGKGRDSGYTSLHKELEPFLLRRVKKDVEKSLPAKVEQILRVEMSAIQKQYYKWILTRNYKALSKGTKGSTSGFLNIMMELKKCCNHCYLIKPPEDNEFFNKAEALQHLIRSSGKLVLLDKLLVRLKERGHRVLIFSQMVRMLDILAEYLKSRQFLFQRLDGSIKGEMRKQALDHFNAEGSEDFCFLLSTRAGGLGINLASADTVVIFDSDWNPQNDLQAQARAHRIGQKRQVNIYRLVTKGSVEEEIIERAKKKMVLDHLVIQRMDTTGKTVLHTGSAPSSSAPFNKEELSAILKFGAEELFKEPEGEEQEPQEMDIDEILKRAETRENDPGPSTVGEELLSQFKVANFSMMDDEEIDMDSERSQRSWDDIIPEEQRRRMEEEERQKELEEIYMLPRMRNCAKQISFNAGGGRASRNRRYSGSDSDSGSDRKRPKKRGRPRTIPRENIKGFSDAEIRRFVKSYKKFGGPLERLDAIARDAELVDKSEHDLKRLAETVHNGCVRTLRENPCGPEKSSGGRRGKVKGPTFRISGVQVNAKLVISHEEELAPLHRAIPSDAEERKRYMIPCHAKAAHFDIEWGKEDDSSLLIGIYEYGYGSWEMIKMDPDLNLTHKLLPDDPDKKPQAKQLQTRADYLIKLLSKDLAKKESQKQTGTANSRKRKPRSKKSKPQKPTKIDETVKSPSSDPLSDTRDDDDDEDDDDEIEEEKEVVPVKLPSRRAKTERVTVKSEKEDDDDDDEDDEDEDNNDDDDEEEEEEAEQEELSSSGELEVKKDFKKEKEEDIEIKESKEQKDKKDLKPLEAVQKEEANEKNEVKLEARERMKRTSDGPVHITASGENVPISEESEELDQKTFSVCKERMRPVKAALKQLDRPEKGLSEREQLEHTRQCLIKIGDHITECLKEYSNPDQIKQWRKNLWIFVSKFTEFDARKLHKLYKHAIKKRQEIAQQAMEQNARNANTFGYKHTDIERLKDNSHQDESSRDSYSSDRLQPSARYHDSSGGSKERQGSDPHRKPVGDSRKRPYSSFSNGKDHRDHYRPDSRDRDRQDRYYSDGKHRKLEDSRSTREHRPDMKDHPHSDHRSSYRYHSDWQSEQRASASGPRSPRDQRSPYDSRSPLGHRSPFDYSSDHKSTPEQIWSSRKT; from the exons ATGGCTGGCCGGAGTGAGGATGAAAGCGTAAGCAATAGCAGTGGAGAATCcag CAATTCTGATGATGAATCCGGTTCTGGATCTGGATCAGGGTCCAAATCCGGTTCAGGTTCCAGTTCCAgctcatccagcagcagcagccagtcagGGAGCAGCGACTCAGGAAGTGGTTCAGATTCTGGCAGCCACTCTGATTCAGACACAGAGAAACCCAAGGAAAAGATGGAGCCAACAAACAAGTCAAACATTGATGGAGCTGAG TTCTGGAAGTCAAACCCTAGCATCCTTGCAGTGCAAAGATCTGCTATGCTCAggaaacagcaacagcagcagcagcagcaacgacAAAGCTCCTCAAATAGTGGCTCTGATGAT GACTCGTCGAGTAGTGATGATTCTGACTCATCTAGTGGATCTAAGAGAAGAAGAAATTCACGCTCTTCAGACTCCGGGTCAGGGTCAGGATCTGGTAGTGGCTCAGGTTCAGACTCATCAGCAGAGAACAATGGCGATGAAACAGCGTCAGACTATGAGCCTAGTCACACGATGAAAAGCAAAAAACCTCCAACAAA AATGAATTATCGAAATGGCAAAAAGAGCAGCACTCAAAAGAAGTCCCAGAACTGCTCATCGTCCGAGGATGAGGATGACAGCTACAAgaaggctgctgctggaggGCCTCGAAGGCAGGCCACAGTCAACATCAGCTACAAAGAGgatgaggagatgaaaacagactCAGATGACCTTGTTGAAGTTCTTGGCGAAGATGTCCCGCAGCCAGAAGAGGAGGAGTTTGAAACACTGGAGAGAGTAATGGACTGCAGGATAGGACGGAAAAGGG CGACGGGAAGTACGACAACAGTATATGCAGTTGAAGCAGACGGGGACCCAAATGCCAACTTCAACCCTAATAAAGAGGCTGGGGATGTCCAGTACTTGATTAAGTGGAAGAACTGGGCGCACATCCACAACACGTGGGAGACAGAGGAGACACTCAAGCTTCAAAATGTCAAGGGCATGAAGAAACTGGACAATTTTCAGAAGAAGGagcaggaaaagaaaaagtg gtTAAAATCCGCCTCTCCCGAAGACATTGAGTATTACAACTGCCAAGAAGAACTTATCAGTGATCTACACTCTCAGTACCAGCTTGTTGAGAGAATCATCG GTCATTCGAATCAGAAGTCTGCAGCTGGCTATCCAGACTACCTATGCAAGTGGCAGGGTTTGCCGTATTCCGAGTGTAGCTGGGAAGATGGAGCTCTTATCGCAAAGAAGTTCCAAAAATGCATTGATGACTACATGAGCAGGAACCAATCAAAATCCATTCCATCTAGAGAGTGCAAG GTGTTGAAACAGAGACCAAGGTTTGCGCCTATGAAGAAGCAACCATCCTACATTGGAGGTGATGGACTGGAGCTCAGAGATTACCAACTCGACAGCTTAAACTGGATGGCCCACTCCTGGTGCAA AGGCAACAGTTGCATCCTGGCTGACGAGATGGGTTTGGGGAAGACCATCCAGACCATCTGCTTCCTCAACTATctctttcatgagcaccagttGTATGGGCCTTTTCTGCTGGTAGTACCGCTCTCAACTTTGACATCGTGGCAAAGAGAAATTCAGCTCTGGGCTGCGCAAATGAATATTGTGGTCTACCTGGGAGACATCAGCAGCCGAAATATg ATAAGGACTCATGAGTGGATGCACATTCTTAACAAGAGACTGAAGTTCAACATCCTTCTCACAACATATGAGATTCTTCTCAAAGACAAG TCCTTTTTGGGCAATGTGAACTGGGCTTTCATAGGCGTCGATGAGGCTCACAGACTCAAAAACGATGACTCGCTCCTGTACAAGACCATGATGGAATTCAAGTCCAATCATAGACTCCTGATCACAGGAACACCCCTTCAGAACTCTCTCAAAGAGCTATGGTCCTTACTACGCTTCATTATGCCTGAGAA GTTTCATTCTTGGGAGCTGTTTGAAGAAGAGCACGGCAAAGGAAGAGACTCTGGCTACACTAGTCTGCACAAAGAGCTGGAACCTTTTCTTCTACGCAGAGTCAAAAAAGATGTGGAGAAATCTCTTCCTGCCAAAGTGGAACAGATCCTCAGAGTGGAAATGAGTGCTATCCAGAAGCAGTATTACAA ATGGATCTTGACCAGGAACTACAAGGCTTTGAGTAAAGGCACCAAAGGCAGCACATCAGGCTTCTTGAACATCATGATGGAGTTGAAGAAATGTTGCAATCACTGTTACCTTATCAAGCCCCCAGAGGACAATGAGTTCTTTAACAAGGCTGAAGCATTACAG CATCTGATCCGCAGCAGTGGAAAGCTGGTTCTATTAGACAAACTGCTTGTACGTTTAAAAGAACGTGGACATCGAGTTCTTATCTTCTCCCAAATGGTCCGGATGCTGGATATCCTGGCTGAGTACCTGAAGAGCCGGCAGTTTCTCTTTCAG CGGCTGGATGGCTCAATCaaaggagagatgaggaagcaggcTTTGGACCATTTTAATGCTGAGGGCTCTGAG GATTTCTGTTTCCTCCTATCGACCCGTGCTGGTGGTCTGGGCATCAATCTTGCCTCAGCTGACACAGTAGTCATCTTTGACTCAGACTGGAATCCTCAAAATGATCTGCAAGCTCAAGCCAGAGCGCACAGGATCGGACAAAAGAGACAG GTCAACATATACCGCTTGGTTACAAAGGGCTCTGTAGAGGAAGAAATTATTGAAAGAGCTAAAAAGAAAATGGTACTGGACCACCTTGTGATTCAAAGGATGGACACCACAGGAAAAACAGTTCTTCACACAGGATCTGCTCCGTCCAG TTCTGCACCGTTCAACAAGGAGGAATTGTCTGCTATTTTAAAATTTGGTGCTGAAGAGCTTTTCAAAGAACCAGAGGGTGAAGAACAAGAGCCTCAG GAAATGGACATTGATGAAATTCTCAAACGTGCGGAGACCAGAGAGAATGACCCAGGACCGTCTACAGTGGGGGAAGAGCTGTTGTCTCAGTTTAAG GTGGCCAACTTCTCGATGATGGACGACGAGGAAATCGACATGGACTCTGAGAGGAGCCAGCGCAGTTGGGATGACATCATtccagaggagcagaggaggcggatggaggaggaagaaagacaaaaagaacTTGAGGAGATCTACATGCTTCCACGCATGAGGAACTGTGCCAAACAG ATAAGCTTTAATGCGGGTGGTGGTCGAGCGAGCAGAAACAGGAGGTACTCAGGCTCCGATAGCGACTCTGGTTCAGACCGAAAGAGGCCAAAGAAAAGAGGCAGACCACGAACGATACCACGAGAAAACATCAAGGGCTTTAGTGATGCTGAAATCAGACG GTTTGTCAAAAGTTACAAGAAATTCGGAGGACCTCTCGAGAG GTTGGATGCGATTGCTCGAGACGCTGAGCTGGTGGACAAGTCTGAACACGACCTCAAGCGTTTGGCAGAAACGGTCCACAACGGTTGTGTAAGAACACTACGAGAGAACCCATGCGGTCCAGAGAAAAGCTCAG GAGGCAGGAGGGGGAAGGTGAAGGGGCCCACATTCAGAATCTCTGGTGTTCAGGTGAATGCTAAGCTTGTAATCTCACATGAGGAAGAGCTGGCCCCCCTCCATAGGGCCATTCCATCTGACGCAGAGGAAAGAAAGAG gTATATGATTCCATGTCATGCAAAAGCAGCTCACTTTGACATTGAGTGGGGGAAGGAGGATGACTCCAGCCTCCTCATAGGAATCTATGAGTATGGTTATGGAAGCTGGGAGATGATCAAGATGGACCCCGACCTCAATCTCACACACAAG CTTCTACCAGACGACCCTGACAAGAAACCACAGGCTAAGCAGCTACAGACCAGAGCAGACTACCTCATCAAGCTACTCAGCAAAGACCTAGCTAAGAAGGAATctcaaaaacaaactggaacG GCCAACTCCAGGAAGAGGAAACCAAGAAGCAAGAAGAGCAAACCTCAAAAGCCCACGAAGATAGATGAGACAGTGAAGAGCCCATCCTCAGACCCTCTGTCAGACACgagagatgatgatgacgatgaggacgatgatgatgaaattGAAGAGGAAAAG GAGGTGGTGCCAGTGAAACTACCGAGCAGGCGAGCCAAAACTGAAAGGGTCACTGTGAAGAGTGagaaggaagatgatgatgacgatgatgaagatgacgaggatgaggataataatgatgatgacgatgaagaggaggaagaagaggcagaGCAGGAAGAGTTGTCATCTTCGGGGGAGTTAGAGGTGAAGAAAGATTTCAaaaaggaaaaggaggaagataTCGAGATCAAGGAGTCAAAGGAGCAAAAAGACAAGAAGGACCTTAAGCCTCTTGAAGCAGTACAAAAAGAAGAAGCGAACGAGAAG AATGAAGTAAAGCTGGAGGCACGAGAGCGAATGAAGAGGACCTCTGATGGTCCTGTCCACATCACAGCCAGTGGTGAGAATGTCCCCATATCTGAAGAGTCAGAAGAGCTGGACCAGAAGACCTTCAGTGTG tGTAAGGAGAGGATGCGGCCTGTGAAAGCTGCCCTGAAGCAACTGGATCGGCCGGAGAAGGGACTGTCGGAGCGCGAGCAGCTGGAACATACCCGACAATGTCTCATCAAGATTGGAGATCACATCACAGAGTGTCTGAAGGAATATTCCAACCCTGACCAGATCAAACAGTGGAGGAA AAATTTGTGGATATTCGTTTCAAAATTCACAGAGTTTGATGCAAGGAAACTTCACAAGCTCTATAAACATGCTATCAAGAAGAGGCAAGAGATTGCCCAG CAGGCCATGGAGCAGAATGCTAGAAACGCCAACACTTTTGGCTACAAACACACAG ACATCGAGAGGTTAAAGGACAACTCCCACCAGGACGAGAGCAGCAGGGACAGCTACAGCTCGGACCGGCTCCAACCCTCAGCTAGATACCATGACAGCAGTGGCGGAAGCAAGGAGCGACAAGGTTCAGATCCACACAGGAAGCCAGTTGGAGACTCCAGGAAGAGGCCGTACTCCTCGTTCAGCAATGGCAAGGACCACCGAGACCACTACAGACCAGACAGCagggacagagacagacaaGACAG ATACTACAGTGACGGTAAGCACAGGAAGCTGGAGGACTCTCGCTCTACCAGAGAGCACCGGCCCGACATGAAGGACCACCCCCATTCGGACCACCGTTCGTCCTACCGCTACCACTCAGACTGGCAGTCGGAGCAGCGAGCTTCAGCCAGTGGACCCCGCTCTCCCAGAGATCAGCGATCACCGTACGACTCCCGCTCGCCGCTTGGACACCGCTCACCCTTCGATTATTCGTCAGACCACAAGAGCACGCCGGAGCAGATCTGGAGCAGCCGAAAGACATAG